The uncultured Trichococcus sp. DNA segment CCTGAAGCAAGGCGTCCGGGAACTGTTGAGCGATCTGAATATTTTCGACGGGCTGTCATTCAAGACGCAAGTTTCCGAGGATATCATGAACAATAACCAGAAGGAACGCTCCTATTTGCGCGGTGCCTTCATGGCCGGGGGATCGGTGAACAGCCCGGAAACGAGCCGTTACCATCTGGAAATCTATTCCAATTATGAGGACCACAACCAGGACATCTGCGATATGATGAATCACTTTGACCTGAATGCGCGGACGATCGAGCGCCGTAACGGCTTCATCACGTATCTGAAGGAAGCCGAAAAGATTGCCGACTTTTTGGCGTTGATCGGTGCCCACAATGCGATGATGAAATTCGAGGACGTGCGGATCATCCGCGATATGCGCAATTCCGTCAATCGCTTGGTGAATTGCGAAAACGCCAATATGAACAAGACGATCGATGCGGCGGCAAAGCAGATCGCCAACATCGAATTCATCGAAGCTACTGTAGGGTTGGGGAGATTGCCGGACAAACTGAAGGAAATCGCCGTGATCCGCTTGGAGAACCCCGACATCAGCCTGAAAGAGCTCGGCGAAATGATCCCTAGCGGAGTCATCTCCAAATCCGGCATCAATCACCGTTTGCGAAAAATCAATGACTTTGCGGATTCATTGCGGATGGGAAAAGCCGCCCGCTGATACACGCGAATAAACCTGAAGACAGGAAAAAGTCTCCAGGTTTATTTTTTACGGTAAAAAATCAGGCCTCCTTTTCTGCGGATATTATAGACAGTAAGTCAAGCAGAAGGAGGAATGAAAAGATGAATCAAGTATCATTGATCGGGCGGCTGGTGCGGCCCATCCAGGTGCAACAGGTGAATGGGGAAAGGCAAGTCTGCAACAATACGCTGGCGGTGCAACGGCTAAGGAAAGCGGATGAAGGCCAACCGCAGGCGGATTTCATACCTGTCGTATTTTGGGGGGCAACCGCAAATCTGGTCGAACAGTACTGCGCCAAAGGGAACCAGATCGGCGTCAATGGCCATTTGGTTTCGCGTTCCTACGTCAATAAGCAGGAGCAGCACGTCTATGTCGTCGAATTGGTCGTGGAAGAATTGTATTTTGTCGAAGCGAAAAGGGAACAGGAAGCAGTCTGATATGTTCACTCAAAAGCCCCGGGTTCCGGGGCTTTTCTGTCGGAAGCGGCGATTTCCCCGTTTATTCATAGAAAATTCAAAGGTATGTGGTATCGTAGACTGGAAATGATGCCGCTTATCGGAAAAAAAGATATAATGTAGGAAATGAAAAGGAGAGTCGCTATGGAAATTTTGATGATAGAAGACAATGAAGCCGTATGCGAAATGATGGCGATGTTTTTCGAGAATGAGGGCTGGCAAGCTGCGTTCAAGCATGACGGTAAAGAGGGCCTGGAGGCGTTCGCGGCAGCAGACAGGAAATGGGATATGATCATCCTCGATCTGAACCTGCCGAGCATGGATGGGATGCAGGTCTGCCGCGAAATAAGGAAGATCTCCCAGTTTGTGCCGATCATCATGCTGACGGCGCGCGATTCGGAGAGCGACCAGGTCATCGGTCTGGAAATCGGCGCGGATGAATACGTCACGAAACCGTTCAGCCCATTGACGCTGATCGCCCGCATCAAAGCGATGCACCGTCGCGCTAAGGTCGATCATTCGCAGGTGCAGGCCGCGGATGATTTCGACGTGCTCACCGATCATGTCAAAATCAGCACAATCACGCGCGAAGCCTATCTTGACGGGAATCAGATCGAAAGTCTGACGCCGAAGGAATTCGAACTTTTTGCTTTGCTGGCCGAACACCCGAAACAAGTATTTTCGAGGGAACACCTTTTGACCCGGATCTGGGAAGACCCTTATTACGGGGATGAGCGCACAATCGATGCCCACATCAAGAAATTGCGGCAAAAAATAGAAGCGGTCGGACCGCAAGTGATCCAAACGGTTTGGGGAGTCGGCTACAAATTCGACGACAGCGGAGTAGAGGATAAATGAAGTACGTCTATCAACAAATCCTGGCTTTTTTCGCCTTGATTCTAATAACCGTCAGTACGACAGGCATCCTGATCATCCAATACGTCACCAGTAATGTCTACGACGAGAAAGAGGCGCAGCTGTACGGCTATGCCGAATCGATCATCGATCAGAACATGACGATCCAGCAACTGGAAAGCGGCTCGACATTGGTGTCCAACCAGGATGTCTCGTTCGCCATCTTCGATGCCGAAGACCATATGGTTTATCCGCAAGCGACGGATCTGTACACGAGCGGAATCAGCACCGAGGATTTTGAGAGGCTCTCAGAAGGGGAACGGATTTCGTTGACGGAACGGGATCGCGGCTTCCTGAACGAAAAGAAGCGCTTCTTGACGGTCTATCTCCCGCTGTTTAATGCTACTACAGCCGAGTTCACGGGCTTCATAGCTGTAGGGTCGCCGGTAAAAGGGATCGAGGATGAAATCAATGAAATTGAGCACAACCTGCTTGTGGCTGTGCTGACTTCGGGCGGCATCGCGATCGTCTTAAGCCTCGGGATCGCCAATTATCTGACAAGGCGTATCAAACGCATGCGGAGGGCCACCCACGAGATTGCTTCTGGCAATTTTGACATCTCGCTGGAGAATCATCACAAAGATGAATTTGATGAGCTTTCGGAGGATTTCAACCAAATGGCAAGGTCTTTGAAAGCCTCCAATGAGGAAGTCGAACGCCAAGAGAACTTGCGGCGTCAGTTCATGATGGATGTTGCCCATGAGATGCGCACGCCGCTCACGACGATCAACGGCATCCTGGAAGGGATCCAGCACCATATGATCCCTGCAGGAAGCCGGGACCGGAGCATGCAGCTGATGCAGAAAGAAACCAAAAGGCTGATCCGACTGGTGAACGAAAACCTGGATTATGAAAAGATCCGCTCCAACCAGATCGTTTTAGTAAAGCAGGAGTTTTCTGCCAAGGAAGCGCTGGAGAATGTGGCGGAACAGATGCGGGCAAAAGCGCAGGAGAAGGATGACTTGATCATCGTCCAGGTGGATGCAGCGGACCGGATCTACGCGGACTATGACCGTTTTATCCAGATCATGGTGAACCTTACGCAGAACGCTATCCAGTTCACGAAA contains these protein-coding regions:
- the whiA gene encoding DNA-binding protein WhiA, which gives rise to MSFASEVKKELTTLEVHREHAKAELTALIRMSGSVSIYNQAFVLNVQTENAAIARRMYVLLKDHYSFESELLVRRKMKLKKNNVYIVRLKQGVRELLSDLNIFDGLSFKTQVSEDIMNNNQKERSYLRGAFMAGGSVNSPETSRYHLEIYSNYEDHNQDICDMMNHFDLNARTIERRNGFITYLKEAEKIADFLALIGAHNAMMKFEDVRIIRDMRNSVNRLVNCENANMNKTIDAAAKQIANIEFIEATVGLGRLPDKLKEIAVIRLENPDISLKELGEMIPSGVISKSGINHRLRKINDFADSLRMGKAAR
- a CDS encoding single-stranded DNA-binding protein, producing the protein MNQVSLIGRLVRPIQVQQVNGERQVCNNTLAVQRLRKADEGQPQADFIPVVFWGATANLVEQYCAKGNQIGVNGHLVSRSYVNKQEQHVYVVELVVEELYFVEAKREQEAV
- a CDS encoding response regulator transcription factor, producing MEILMIEDNEAVCEMMAMFFENEGWQAAFKHDGKEGLEAFAAADRKWDMIILDLNLPSMDGMQVCREIRKISQFVPIIMLTARDSESDQVIGLEIGADEYVTKPFSPLTLIARIKAMHRRAKVDHSQVQAADDFDVLTDHVKISTITREAYLDGNQIESLTPKEFELFALLAEHPKQVFSREHLLTRIWEDPYYGDERTIDAHIKKLRQKIEAVGPQVIQTVWGVGYKFDDSGVEDK
- a CDS encoding HAMP domain-containing sensor histidine kinase, coding for MKYVYQQILAFFALILITVSTTGILIIQYVTSNVYDEKEAQLYGYAESIIDQNMTIQQLESGSTLVSNQDVSFAIFDAEDHMVYPQATDLYTSGISTEDFERLSEGERISLTERDRGFLNEKKRFLTVYLPLFNATTAEFTGFIAVGSPVKGIEDEINEIEHNLLVAVLTSGGIAIVLSLGIANYLTRRIKRMRRATHEIASGNFDISLENHHKDEFDELSEDFNQMARSLKASNEEVERQENLRRQFMMDVAHEMRTPLTTINGILEGIQHHMIPAGSRDRSMQLMQKETKRLIRLVNENLDYEKIRSNQIVLVKQEFSAKEALENVAEQMRAKAQEKDDLIIVQVDAADRIYADYDRFIQIMVNLTQNAIQFTKNGTITLSSFRDGEQQIIQVKDTGIGIEKKDITSIWERFYKVDVSRKNTKFGESGIGLAVVQSLVMNHQGTVDVESNPGEGTTFTIALPTKTALEKNEKC